A portion of the Suricata suricatta isolate VVHF042 chromosome 11, meerkat_22Aug2017_6uvM2_HiC, whole genome shotgun sequence genome contains these proteins:
- the MS4A7 gene encoding LOW QUALITY PROTEIN: membrane-spanning 4-domains subfamily A member 7 (The sequence of the model RefSeq protein was modified relative to this genomic sequence to represent the inferred CDS: inserted 2 bases in 1 codon), giving the protein MLSQPKTKGAFDSFTPNGIIIPQEEKPVHSYQKEDNPLNSIQKEATVLGIIQILCCLLISSLGAILVCAPYSSHFKPTISTILMSGYPFVGALCFAITGFLSIISGKKSTMPFAFCSLISSAISSLTAGAGLFLLAGGLVALGTASRRCDSERESLSSLPYSVYYYPIYEFKDCLLTSVSLTRVLVVMLIFTVLELLMATFASILWWKQVYSKKQGSTFSLPQSQGYIRHVEKSXSRSWIGVTLQKKKEEKARVPGKVWLDFPEISATLEMKINV; this is encoded by the exons ATGCTATCACAGCCCAAGACCAAGGGAGCCTTTGACAGCTTTACTCCAAATGGCATCATCATCCCCCAAGAAGAGAAGCCTGTACACAGCTACCAAAAAGAAGACAACCCCCTGAACTCTATTCAGAAAGAAGCTACAGTCCTTGGA ATTATCCAGATCCTGTGTTGCCTGTTGATTTCAAGTTTGGGGGCAATTTTGGTCTGTGCTCCTTACTCTTCACACTTCAAGCCAACAATTTCCACCATTTTGATGTCTGGGTACCCATTTGTAGGAGCTCTATGT TTTGCCATTACTGGATTCCTCTCCATCATTTCTGGGAAAAAGTCAACTATGCCCTTT gccTTTTGCAGTCTGATCTCAAGCGCAATAAGTTCTCTCACTGCTGGAGCAGGCCTCTTCCTCCTTGCTGGAGGCCTGGTAGCCCTGGGGACTGCTTCTCGACGGTGTGACTCAGAAAGGGAATCTCTATCCTCATTGCCTTATTCAGTGTACTATTATCCAATTTATGAATTTAAGGACTGTCTGCTGACTAGTGTCAGTCTGACG CGGGTGCTGGTGGTGATGCTCATTTTCACTGTGCTGGAACTCTTAATGGCTACATTCGCCTCCATCCTTTGGTGGAAACAGGTGTACTCCAAGAAGCAAGGG AGTACATTTTCCTTGCCTCAGTCACAAGGTTATATCCGACATGTTGAAAAGTC TTCAAGGTCATGGATAGGAGTAACGCtgcagaagaaaaaggaggagaaagccaGGGTTCCTGGCAAAGTGTGGTTAGACTTTCCTGAAATTTCAGCTACTCTAGAGATGAAAATAAACGTTTAG